TGCCGATCCTTGCCGGTTCCGCCACCGCTGCCTCCTGTGCTGCCTCCTCCACCATCTCTTGCTTCACGATGTTTGGCACATCTGGAAGCAGGTCCACTTTGATTGGACGAGCCCTGTGACCACCATCCCTGGCGTCAACGACGGGCACCACCATCTCGATCTCTGGCTCGTCGTCGTCTGACAGGACGACGACCTCTATCTCCTCCTCGTTAGACGTGCCAGTGTCCCCCCTGTATCCAGAGTCGTTATCAGAGTCGACCTTGTAGTACTCGGAGTCGTCATCGTCGGACGACCCCGCATCGGAGATGTTGTCGTGGACGAGGAGCTCGGGCTGGAATCTACCCCAGTAGGTGATGTTGACCGGTGCGGGGAGGGCCAGGACGACGCCGCGCACGCTCTGTGCCCTGGACGCGACGCGGAACGGATCGGGGTGCGGCGAGGGCGTGGTGGCAGAGCGATACATCCACCACCTCGCCCGCTGCCTCGGGTCGTCGGAGCGCGTCTCCATCATGGCGAAGCGGAGGATCAGCGGAGGCGCAACCCCCGGCCCGGGGGGCATTGCCCGTCGCTTCTCATCGTCCGTCATGATCTTGATGAGGCCGCGGGCGTGGTGGCGCATCATGCCGATGTTAGGGAACCAGCACACGATCTCTCGTAGATCCGCGCGGGCAGCCTGGTCGTCGCCGGCGAGTTCCTCGATCGCTCGCTGCCACGCCGGTGAGTCCATGGCGTCGGCGTTGGCGTTGCGCTCGGCGGCGAGCGAGGGTTTCAATGCTAGGCGTGGAAGTTGGTGGAGCGGCGAGACCGAAGAGACGTGGGTGGACTGGGGAGGGGAGTGGAGCTGGTTGAGTGGACGGGCAGAGCGGTGGGTGGTCTTAAAGGGCTGGGCTGGAAACCGAACGGGCGGACGAAGCCATGGCACATAATAACTACAGAGTGATCTACAATCTAACAAATCACTACTACTACTCTACTGGCATTGATCGCAGCGATTGTAACAACATGTCCTGGGTTCGAGCCCCAGGCACAACATTGATCGCAGCGATTGTAACAACATGTCCTGGGTTGATAAGGCAAGAAAGCAGGGGGCTAAGTGAAAAAATTCACGCGCTGACCAGCCAGTCCACTTGGCATCCAGTTGGCGAGTTCTGATTGGGTTTGGACTAAATTTGCTCCTCCATTGCAAGTTCAAGGATGAAATAGTTCACTTTTTCAAGTACAAGGACTAAACCATCACCTGACATGCAAGTACAGGGACCTGGGGTGCTATTACCTCAAATGTTCTTGTGCATAGTGCATAGGGAGTACAATTAGGCACGGGCTGTCATTTTGGTGAGACGTCTCCTTCCGCCGGCGTCCCAACCACACGCAAGAAAGCCATACTACTGTCAAACTAGATGACCTTTTAGTGTGTACTGCAGCTCATGCATAGGTTTGGCCGTCTAGTCGCCCCTGGCCTGGATGCTGCTGACGGGGAACGTACGTGACTACGTGCTTATCCAAAGCGTACCTGTAGAAGTTAGAATTTAGAAGAAGAGCGCTTGACCAACCAATGCATGCTGTTGGCACGTCGTTTGTTTATTCAATGAAGGAGAAGGGCCGGTGGCGAGAGAATGATCAGGACGAGGACGCCATTCTTTAAGCATCCGAATGACAGGCCAGCCGAACTCGGGCTGGTTAGCACCATCCCAATCAATCAAACGGCAGCAGTGCAAAGGGGTATGGCCGGCCGTGCGTGCCTTTGTGCCGCCTTGTGCGTCGCATCTTTCTCTCTTATCTTTGCCAGATTATATTCCTGTTCCTAGTTTATGTTGAGCGAGCGGCCgagcatccatgcatgcatgctgACCCAATTAATTGGCGCGCTGCAGCCTGCCTCCAGGGAGTTGGTTCGTTCGATCTTGACCGTAGGCTTCAATGCGGCATGCATGGGAAGACCGGACCGGAGAAGAGGATACAATATTTGCTGTGCCTGCTTCATGCATCGGCACCACTGGACAAAACTCATGCCAGATGCCACGCCAGCTTTGCTCGCGAGGGAGGGACGCACACCACGTGACATTATATAACGGCGTTTCAATTGAATTGAAATTGCGCCCATGACCGGCTCCTCTTCTGTTCTTACCTGGGGTCCCAGCGCCACTGCTACTGCCAGCCACAGCAACTCACCACACGCCAAGCTGACGTACTATATGCCGATCGTGCTCTGTCTCCACGTACTCCCTGACGCTGAGAGAGCAACTCCTACTAGCTGATGTCTTTCGGAAAAAAAAAACTCCAACATGCCGATCAAAACTATCCGTGAATGTCCGTTTGGGTCGAAGCGGAGAAATAAGTCGGCCCAATGCTGTGTCACAAACGGCAGAGTGCCATTTTTTGCCCACGTGACACATTTCAGGCCCAAATTTGAGCCGGGCTTAGGTCATCGCGGACGCGTGCGCGATGCCCGCCCTACTCCTCCACCAGGACCACCAGTCGGTTGCACATCCACCCCATTTCCCTCTCTTTCCAAAAAAAAACCGCCCACTCGCTCTCCCGGCCGCTCGCCATGGGCAAAGCGCCGATCCTCCCCatcgccgccggcctcgcctccctcgctgTTCATGTGCACATCCATTCAATCCTGTCCATTCAGCTTGGTACATGACTGATCTCCTTTTTGTGCCATCCTTCATCGGTGAGTGAGGTAGTGAGCTAGGGCATGCAATGATTCGGCTCTTATTATGGTAGGGAAGCATGGTCATTTGGTGTAGCGGAGCATCACTATCTTACCTAGGCTTTTGGTGGTAACCACTTTGTTCATGGCCGATCGAGAAAACAATAATAGAGGCACCAAAGTGCGTAGGAAAGAAAGGCGTCTTTCGGGCGCTTGTGGCATGAGGAGAAAAGACAGCCAGGGGCTAAAGCAAATCGACGGCTTTCTACACAGATTGATTCCCTCTGTTGGCCATTTTGCCTTGCCTTTTGTTTTACTTAAGCTCAATGCTCCAGGCTGCAGCAGCTTGTGCCTCAAGCACATGCCATGCCACTCACTCACAGTGCTGGTGCATCAGTGGTATATCGGAATTTTCTAATTAGGTACCAAGTGGGTTTTAAATGAGCTTATTAGCCCCAATCTTGAACTTATGAGACCAAAGTTCCTCGATCCGTAAAATGGAGAGGATCCTGTAGTTGTATAGGCAGTCAGCCGTAGAGTGAAAAATATTTCACTTCACTGCTTGCTGCAGTGCTTTGCGCCGTTCCAAGCTGATTGTGTTTCCACCATGTGGACCCGAGGCACTGAGCCGGCCCTCACCCAGTGCAGCGGGTGTGGGGGGGCCTGTCATGTGGGCCCTTGCTTCGTCAGAACCATAGAGGACCACACGTACTTCACGTAAATGAATCTTGTAGTGTtctgtttactactccctccgttcatttttataagtcatttcagacaactaaAAATAGGCTGCTTTGCatgttgtctgaaatgtcttcaaagaCTTATAAAAATGAACAGAGAAAGTAGCAAGTTCTTGTTTTTACCCCGATTACCAAGACCGTAAAGATCCGGTCGTGGGGAGACCAATCATCCCGTTTTACTACTACTGAATTGTAGCAGTGCTGCGTGCATTGACCATGTGTTACTGCAGGTCCCGCAGCGCGCCAACCAACAGACCAGACCAGACCAAATCACCAACCCCCGCAGGCGCAGCAGCGGTAACACTATAATTACCGCGTGCAGTGTTTTACCAGGGGTTGTTTATGCAAAGGATTTAATTTGTTAATAGCTGCTGTTGGTGTTAATGCCCGGCGCCTCTGATTGGGACTGATGCGAAAAGACATCCCCGGCGATGTTGTCTGCCGCGGTGACAGTAAAATATTTAGCAGCAGAGTGATTAGCGTACGGATGGAGTCCTGCCCTATGATATTGTTCTGTACGAACATTGACCCATTTCCCAGCATTTTCACGAGCCGACGTACCTACCTCATGCGTGATGTTGTCGTAGTTTTTTTTTTCAGGCTTTCGAAATTGTTGATACACAGATTAAGCAGTTTTTGTAGACTCTGTATAGGATGGTCGTACACTCGTACTGCATGTTTGTCCCCTACAACTACATGCTACAGATCGTAGTGCTAATGCTAAACAGTGCTTGTTAACAGACTTAACAGGGGTTTGAGCGTGTTTGGACGCTGGTCATGATGGAAGACGCAGTTGAACAATTAGTAGCTTATAGTTTAGTAGTACCGTTGATAGTACAGTACAAAAAGGTTAAGCACTTAAGCAACGTCTGTACTCTGCTTGTAGGCTTGTACTCcatccgtttcaaattactcgtcgttgagatggatgtatctagaactaaaaatacaactagatacatccatacgtaccacaagtaatttgaaacggagggagggAGTAGCCTCCTTTTGCTAGTGGTTTCTGTACAAAATAATCAGGCAACGGTGCAAGATTTGTACCCTGCCCTGTTTGTACAGTAGGCTCCTTGGCTAAAGCTCCCGTACCGTACAGGTACAGTAATAAGCACCGGCTAATCACTTTTTACAAGGGAGCTTTTCAGACGAGGCCATGTCGCTAATCAcacggtgcatgcatgcatgcgtgcgtccgACCGCCCGCACACCGGCCGGATCCAATGCCACACCACCGCTTCTCTTCTCACACGGGTGCGCGCGGCCGCTCCCTCGCACGCACCGAAAGGGCAAAGGCGGGTGGGTCCAAGCGGTCACGGTCCCACCGGTCGGCGAGATTGCGCGCGCGCGGCGGCAGCTCGCACGTGGCCGCGGGTGCGGGGTGAGCGGGACGGGACGTGACGCGTCACGGGGCCCGAGGTAGGTAGCGGCCGGGCGCCCGATCCTCATCCAGTCATCCTGGTGGTGGTGAAGGAAATTACCAACCGCACacgttcaaaaaaaaaaagaaaaccgcacgcacacacgcacgcgctGGCCACCGGGCCGGAGCGCAAGAAGAAGATTTGATTTGGGTTCGTCACGCGCACGTCCGAGGCGTGAGCGGCGGCCATAATCCTATCTTATACCCTTAAAAACAAAACAAAGAGCATGTCCGGTATTATAATCCCAGCTTCGAGTTTGGTTCGCTGTACCTTCACTAAACTTTGACTGCCTATGGAGCACGTGCCGAGAGATCCAATCTTTTCCGTTCTTTTACCAAGTTTTGTAGCGGAGGACGTAGTTTGCAGTCAGaagagagatactccctccgttccaaaatatagcgcgcccacgcttttcgaggttcaactttgaccataaatttaacccacgagaccgactgcggcgggatcaaaaattatataattaaaaactttttttgaatacgaattcattggtataattttttcgcccgccgcagtcggtcttgttgattaaattaatggtcaaagttgaagcacggaaaccgaggacgcgctatattttggaacggagggagtacaacatactccctctgttttttttTATTAATTCTGCACATAAACTttaacctaagtcaaattttataaatTCTGACTAAGTTTACTGACTTTATAGTTCTAAAGCACCTGACATCAAATCTCATCACATGACGAGAAACCATAACGTCATCGCCCCAATGACACAACGAGAATTTACGCCGGAGCTTTGCTGACTACGTCCAAATGGTCAAACTCGAGGAGGTCGGCGCCCGAAAGAAAAACTCGAAGAAGAAAAACGTCACCATTCACCCGAGCGCCACACCGTGAGTACTAAAAAGCCATAACCTGAACTCTAAACAAAGCGGAGGCACCAGGATTCTCCTTCTCTCCACCGACCGCCGGGCTGCATGCGGAGGGGAGGTGAATCCACAGACTCGCCGGTGAAGTTTGGAGGAAAAACTTTACTCTAGTCCCCTAGGGTTTGGGAAGGAATtcctttcccgcaaaaaaaaaaagggtTTGGGAAGGAAAGGTGGGAAAGTTTGTAAATTCTGATCGTGTACGTTTGCTCTTTGTATCGTTTGGTTAAACACATACCAGTATATTGTGTCCGGGCAAAACAGATGTTATATTTTCATCCGAAAATATAGGCTAGTACTGCTCATCAACACAACTTTTGTTCCCTCAAGTAAAAACACGACTTTTGTTGTTTTCGAAAATGTACTCATCAACATACAGAAATTGCTCATGGGACCCACATCCCGGTGGGCGCTGGCTCCGCCTGACGTCCGCCCGCCCGGAGCCCCGGAGCAGTTTACGATTCGTGTGCCGCAGGGGCATTTCCGTCCGGGCGCCCCGCGAAAAGCCAGGCCCGGAAAACGGCAAAAGCCGGACGGCCTCTTCGCAGAAAAGAAAACAAACACCGCACCGCACTAGTGCCAGCCGCGGCCTCGCTCCACTCCCCACTTGTTGCAAACCTCGCTACTCCCCAGTCCCCAGCCCAGACGGCGAGCCGCCCGAGAAGCGGAGAGCGTGCCACTGCCACCCCGCACCCCCCGCATTGTTTCAAAATCCGCAGGCCGGTCCCCGGAGGCGGCGCCGCGGTGGGTCGCCGGCGGGCAGGGGCGTCTCTGGTGCGGCAGGGGGAGGGGGTTCTTCCTTCTTGAAGTCCTTGCCGGAGCGCGGAGGCGGGCGAAATAGGGGCTGCGGAGGAGCGGTGGagttgtgagagagagagggagaggaaaggAACCATGGCCGCTGCGCGCGTCGTCGCGTGCCTGCTGGCGGCGGTGATGTGCCTCTCGTGCGGGGCCGCGAGGTCGCCGGAGGCCCGGATGCACCGCCACCTCAAGCGCCTCAACAAGCCGGCCGTCAAGAGCATCGAGGTGCGTTTGTGCGCCCGCCCGCCGAGCTACCTAGATTCTTGCTGACTGACCCACTGCTATTCTTCTCAAGATTTGAATGGGGGATTTGtttttccttccttccttccttcctggtCAAAGCCGGTGTCCTGTGTCCGTTTCAATCTGCATTTTTGGGGGGATTTGGGCGAGATTGACTCAACGGGCGCACTTCTTGGCTACTCCAGTCCAGTCGCTCAAAGTTGCCACGCCCTGATTCAAAAGGGTGGCCTTTGCGGGGGCTTGTTTTTTTTCCCGGCGGATTGTTCTTGGGGCCGATTCGCTTTCTCGCTTTACGAATTTTGCAAAAGGCTAACCAAAAATTTCAATAAAAAGATGCCCACTACTTTGCGAGGAATTTCTTTCGTGCTCACTGCAAAATCTGAAGCTTCATCAGTGGATGCCAGCCAAAGTAGTACTGGTGTCCTTTTGCAATGCCATTCTTCATTTATTCCTGCTCAAAATTTCAGTCAGTGGATGCTAGCTAACTTTCGTTTGTTTGTTTGCAAATTAATCGAGCAGAGCCCCGACGGGGACATCATAGACTGCGTGCACATCTCGCACCAGCCGGCCTTCGACCACCCGTTCCTCAAGAACCACACCATCCAGGTACTAATACTGAGTTTGATTTCAGATGCATCAACAGCAGAGGGAGAAGATGCCACTGTTTTTGCTGAACATTTTTCTGTCCTTGCAGATGAGGCCGAGCTATCACCCGGAGGGCCTGTACGACGAGTCCAAGGCCAATGTGGCGTCCTCCGGCGACGGCGAGAGGCCGATGGTTCAGCTCTGGCACCGGAACGGCAGGTGCGCACCGGGCACCGTCCCGGTTCGGAGGACCAAGAAGGACGACTTGATGCGCGCGACCTCGATGCGGCGCTACGGCAGGAAGCACAAGCCCACGGTGGCGAACCCGATGTCGGTCGATCTCGCCATGCTCAACGAGGGCGGCCATCAAGTACGTGCACCAATTGCATCCGTCTATCTCACTTATGTTTTTGAGtggcagcaaggaagaagaaaTGCCACTGACTGCCTAGTGCTGTGTATGAATGTGCATGAACTCTGACTGTTGTGAATTTTTCAGCACGCGATATCGTACGTTCAGGGCGAGAAGTACTACGGCGCCAAGGCGACGATCAACGTGTGGGAGCCCAAGATCGAGCAGCCCAACGAGTTCAGCCTCTCCCAGCTGTGGATCTTGGGGGGCTCCTTCGGCGAGGACCTCAACAGCATCGAGGCTGGCTGGCAGGTACGTACCACCGATAAGATCAGCCAACCACATACAGCCCCATGAGCTTCATCACTGAGCTCTCGTAGCCCATATCTGTCTAGTTAATGCCACACCGTCGCTGCGGTTGATTGATGGATAGATAGCTCTGTTCCTACGGTTTCTAGCTAGCTCGGCGGTGTCACGGGCCCTGAACTTTTCTCTTTTCTGTTTGTTGATTCATCAGGTTAGCCCGGACCTCTATGGGGACAACAACACAAGACTGTTCACCTACTGGACTGTGAGTTTTTCTCCCTTCACACAACCGTGTGAAATGCTTCAAAATTAAGCCTGAAATTCTTTGTGACATGACATGTGCTTGTGTTGATCTTATTAACCTGTatatttatgttttgtgttgtgtagaGTGATGCGTACCAGGCAACCGGGTGCTACAACATGCTGTGCTCAGGGTTCGTCCAGATCAACAACGAGGTGGCCATGGGGGCCAGCATCTTCCCCCTCTCGGGCTACTCCGGCTCGCAGTATGACATCAGTATACTCATCTGGAAGGTGAGTGAGCAAGCAGTTCATCTAGCAGTACTGTTTAAGAATGGGTTATTGTCACAAACATGAACGCCAGAGGAATTTCTGCCCACTTGCTGCTGTGCCCTTTACTCCTCTTGCTCCTTGACTGGACTCTGGGGCTCTGAAGATTATTCAGTACCCCTCAGCATGTGGCTATGTTACATGTTTTGTCAACAAACTTTTTTAGCCTTGATGATTACTCTAGTGGGTTTTGTCAATAGAAGCCTCATGAAGCATTGCTACCTTTCACCTCAGCAAGCGAGTGCCGAGATAGAAAGTCATGTGTTTTTCGTTCTATCACGCACGGGCAATGAGTGCATTCCATGGCCTGCTTAGTGCACCATGAGTGTCGGCATCTTCTTGACGCTAAACGGCTAACCCCTACTGAAGTCTAGTTATATGCCAAAGCTAATGATTCTGAATGCCGTAATGCTGTCTTCTAATTGGTTTACATGTATATAGGATCCGAAGGAGGGTCACTGGTGGATGCAGTTTGGCAAGGAGTACGTGCTGGGTTACTGGCCGTCGTTCCTGTTCTCGTACCTGGCGGACAGCGCGTCGATGATCGAGTGGGGCGGGGAGGTGGTGAACTCGCAGGCGGAGGGGGTGCACACGTCGACGCAGATGGGCAGCGGGCACTTCCCGGAGGAAGGGTTCGGCAAGGCGAGCTACTTCAAGAACATCCAGGTGGTGGACAGCACCAACAACCTCAAGGCGCCGCATGGAATGGGCACCTTCACGGAGCAGTCCAACTGCTACGACGTGCAGAACGGCAACAACGCCGACTGGGGCTCCTACTTCTACTACGGCGGCCCCGGCCGGAGCGCCAACTGCCAGTGACCTGAGACTGAAACCACCCACcctagtgagtgagtgagtgagtgagagcACCATTGGAAGTGTAGTGTGGTGCATCTGCATTATAAGTCAGTCTTGTTAGGCCTAGATGATGATAGGTGTCATGTGAATGGGTCCTGGTGTTGCCTCCTGATTTATTTTTgggttctttcttctttcttttccgtGTGTCAATCAAGCCTTCTGAAGAGAAGCATGGCATGTGGTGTGGTCTGGTGGTGCACCAGTTGTGTGATGGCCTACCAAGGGGTCCTTTTTCATACTGTGGTAGATTCATTCAGCTGTCCTTCGTGGCTATTATTGGGGGTTGTGTTCTTTCTCTCTTGGCCGGCTTGGCTTAACCAAAGGGGGTAGGGTTGGGTTCATGCATGCATAGCATGGGGAAAGGCAACAATGGCTTCTTATGTTTCTCTTGGGCTTGGGAGGGACTCCTTTACTTTCTCTCCTTTGGATGCCACTATCTATGTATGGCGCATCGAAAGCAGCAAGGGGTTGTGTCCCGTTGAGAACTCTGGAACGCTGTGCATTCTTCATGCATGATGATGCCACCAAACCTAGTAA
Above is a window of Triticum dicoccoides isolate Atlit2015 ecotype Zavitan chromosome 5B, WEW_v2.0, whole genome shotgun sequence DNA encoding:
- the LOC119312362 gene encoding uncharacterized protein LOC119312362 — translated: MAAARVVACLLAAVMCLSCGAARSPEARMHRHLKRLNKPAVKSIESPDGDIIDCVHISHQPAFDHPFLKNHTIQMRPSYHPEGLYDESKANVASSGDGERPMVQLWHRNGRCAPGTVPVRRTKKDDLMRATSMRRYGRKHKPTVANPMSVDLAMLNEGGHQHAISYVQGEKYYGAKATINVWEPKIEQPNEFSLSQLWILGGSFGEDLNSIEAGWQVSPDLYGDNNTRLFTYWTSDAYQATGCYNMLCSGFVQINNEVAMGASIFPLSGYSGSQYDISILIWKDPKEGHWWMQFGKEYVLGYWPSFLFSYLADSASMIEWGGEVVNSQAEGVHTSTQMGSGHFPEEGFGKASYFKNIQVVDSTNNLKAPHGMGTFTEQSNCYDVQNGNNADWGSYFYYGGPGRSANCQ